A genomic stretch from Chitinophaga lutea includes:
- a CDS encoding acetyl-CoA C-acyltransferase produces the protein MKEVFIVSIARTPIGSLSGALANVPVTQLGATVIRAALERAKVSADQVQEVYMGNVISANAGQAPANQASLYAGLPNTVPCTTVNKVCASGMKAIMLGAQSILLGDNDVVVAGGMESMSNIPYYLDKARGGYRLGHGAVIDGILRDGLWDPYKDFHMGNAAEICAAEYKITREDQDKFAAQSYKRAAEAHEKGYFQDEIVPVQIPGKQVTTVNEDEEPKKVNFDKMPTLKPAFQKDGTITAANASKINDGAAAVVLVSGEKLKELGLKPLAKIISFADASQAPEWFTTTPVKAITKALKKAGLGIGDMDFAEINEAFSCVALANERDLGIKPGTLNVWGGAVALGHPIGCSGARIIVTLTSILRRENGRYGVAGICNGGGGASAMVIEKM, from the coding sequence ATGAAAGAAGTATTTATCGTTTCGATCGCCAGAACGCCCATCGGCAGCCTCAGCGGCGCGCTGGCCAATGTGCCCGTTACGCAGCTGGGCGCCACGGTGATCAGGGCCGCGCTGGAGCGCGCCAAAGTGAGCGCGGACCAGGTGCAGGAGGTATACATGGGCAACGTGATCAGCGCCAATGCCGGCCAGGCGCCCGCCAACCAGGCGAGCCTGTACGCGGGCCTGCCCAATACCGTGCCCTGTACCACCGTGAACAAAGTGTGTGCTTCCGGCATGAAAGCCATCATGCTGGGCGCCCAGAGCATCCTGCTCGGCGATAACGACGTGGTGGTGGCCGGCGGCATGGAAAGCATGAGCAATATTCCTTATTATCTCGATAAAGCCCGCGGCGGCTATCGCCTCGGCCACGGCGCCGTGATCGACGGCATTCTCCGCGACGGCCTCTGGGACCCTTACAAGGATTTCCACATGGGCAACGCGGCCGAGATCTGCGCCGCCGAATATAAAATCACCCGCGAAGACCAGGACAAGTTTGCGGCCCAGAGTTACAAAAGAGCCGCCGAAGCCCATGAAAAGGGATATTTCCAGGACGAGATCGTGCCCGTGCAGATACCCGGCAAACAGGTGACTACGGTCAACGAAGACGAGGAGCCCAAAAAAGTGAACTTCGATAAAATGCCCACCCTGAAGCCTGCTTTCCAGAAAGACGGGACCATTACCGCCGCCAACGCGTCCAAGATCAACGACGGCGCCGCCGCCGTGGTGCTGGTGAGCGGGGAGAAGCTGAAGGAGCTGGGATTGAAGCCTTTGGCCAAAATCATCAGCTTTGCGGACGCTTCGCAGGCGCCGGAGTGGTTTACCACCACCCCGGTGAAGGCGATCACCAAAGCGCTGAAAAAGGCCGGCCTGGGCATCGGGGATATGGACTTCGCCGAGATCAACGAAGCGTTTTCGTGCGTGGCGCTGGCCAACGAGCGGGACCTGGGCATCAAACCCGGCACCCTCAACGTATGGGGCGGGGCCGTGGCGCTGGGGCACCCCATCGGCTGCAGCGGGGCGAGAATTATCGTCACTTTGACGTCCATCCTGCGCAGGGAGAACGGCCGCTATGGCGTAGCCGGCATCTGTAACGGGGGCGGGGGCGCCAGTGCGATGGTGATAGAGAAAATGTAA
- the cysM gene encoding cysteine synthase CysM: protein MKTVLDLVGNTPMVALQRIPENPNVTIYAKLEGTNPGGSVKDRAAFGMIKGALDRGEIKPGIKLIEATSGNTGIALAMIANLFSVEIELVMPEDATRERVLTMEAFGAKVVLTPKEQSMEGAIDYAHAQVAKGGYHMLNQFANPDNYGMHYRTTGPEIWRDTGKSVTHFVSAMGTTGTIMGVSRYLKEVNPSIQIVGCQPTEGSKIPGIRKWPEAYLPKIFDRERVDRTMDISEAEAREMTRRLAKEEAVFCGMSSGGAVAAAVRLSRELKHGVIVCIICDRGDRYLSSDLFGE from the coding sequence ATGAAAACAGTACTGGATTTAGTGGGCAACACCCCCATGGTGGCCCTGCAACGCATACCCGAAAATCCCAATGTCACCATTTACGCGAAGCTGGAAGGCACCAATCCCGGCGGCAGTGTGAAAGACCGTGCGGCCTTCGGTATGATCAAAGGGGCGCTCGACCGCGGGGAAATCAAACCCGGCATCAAGCTGATCGAAGCCACCAGCGGCAATACGGGTATCGCCCTGGCCATGATCGCCAATCTCTTCAGCGTGGAAATCGAACTGGTGATGCCGGAAGACGCCACGCGCGAAAGGGTGCTCACCATGGAAGCCTTCGGCGCCAAAGTGGTGCTCACCCCCAAAGAACAAAGCATGGAAGGCGCCATCGACTACGCGCATGCGCAGGTGGCGAAAGGCGGCTATCATATGCTGAACCAGTTTGCCAACCCGGACAACTACGGCATGCATTACCGCACCACCGGCCCGGAAATCTGGCGCGACACGGGTAAAAGCGTCACCCACTTCGTATCCGCCATGGGCACCACCGGCACCATCATGGGCGTGAGCCGCTACCTGAAAGAAGTCAATCCCTCCATCCAGATCGTGGGCTGCCAGCCTACGGAAGGCTCTAAAATACCCGGCATCCGCAAATGGCCGGAAGCCTATCTCCCGAAAATATTCGACAGGGAGCGCGTAGACCGCACCATGGACATTTCCGAGGCGGAAGCCCGCGAAATGACCCGCCGCCTCGCCAAAGAGGAGGCCGTTTTCTGCGGCATGAGCAGCGGCGGCGCAGTGGCCGCAGCCGTACGCCTCTCCCGCGAGCTGAAACACGGCGTGATCGTGTGCATCATCTGCGACCGCGGCGACCGCTACCTGAGCAGCGACCTGTTCGGGGAGTAA
- a CDS encoding RagB/SusD family nutrient uptake outer membrane protein codes for MKPSNIIFLLLLSAAAILPACQKGEITNLNTPVADDLIKGATKEQLDNLAVALESSTRFTLNTYYDAVSILGREIYRFSGSEPRYTTELMGQGELNNNTFYITNPWASRYRAVRQANILIEAVGNAAYLTAEQKKGYTGFAKTIMAHQLLMNLTMTYTNGIRTDVKNAAQLGPIKPYPEALTDIAAILDEGKADLTGSNISFPISDGFAGFKTADGLVKFNRALAARVAVYRQQWAGALTALNESFFDLNGPHGRGIYHIFSGGSGDLLNNLFLQQNNPGENRLAYPTYATDIAPGDDRIGKATVRAAPVTTDNLTSNRDVWIYTSNTAPVAIIRNEELVLIYAEAKINLNQIPDAIVALNRIRTSHNVPVYVGAITQAALITEMLHQRRYSLFAEGHRWVDMRRYNRLNQLPNPRAGDKVWDKFPVPLTEAN; via the coding sequence ATGAAACCAAGTAACATAATATTCCTGCTTCTCCTTTCCGCCGCCGCCATACTGCCGGCCTGCCAGAAAGGAGAAATCACCAATCTCAACACCCCGGTGGCGGACGATCTCATCAAAGGCGCCACCAAGGAGCAACTCGACAACCTGGCTGTTGCGCTGGAATCCAGCACCCGTTTCACGCTGAATACGTATTACGACGCGGTGAGCATCCTCGGCCGGGAGATATACCGCTTCTCCGGCTCAGAGCCGCGCTACACCACGGAGCTGATGGGGCAGGGCGAACTGAACAACAATACCTTTTACATCACCAACCCCTGGGCATCGCGCTACCGCGCGGTAAGGCAGGCGAACATCCTGATCGAGGCGGTGGGCAATGCGGCGTATCTGACCGCCGAACAGAAGAAGGGATACACCGGCTTCGCCAAAACCATCATGGCGCATCAGCTGCTGATGAACCTCACGATGACGTATACCAACGGCATCCGCACCGATGTCAAAAACGCCGCGCAGCTGGGGCCCATCAAACCCTACCCGGAAGCGTTGACGGACATTGCGGCCATCCTGGATGAAGGGAAAGCCGACCTCACGGGCAGCAATATCAGCTTCCCGATATCGGACGGGTTTGCAGGATTCAAAACCGCCGACGGGCTGGTGAAGTTCAACCGCGCACTGGCTGCGAGGGTGGCCGTGTACCGCCAGCAGTGGGCCGGCGCGCTCACCGCGCTCAATGAATCGTTCTTCGATCTCAACGGCCCGCACGGCAGGGGCATATACCATATCTTCAGCGGCGGTTCCGGCGACCTGTTGAACAACCTCTTCCTGCAACAGAACAATCCCGGCGAAAACCGGCTGGCCTATCCCACGTACGCCACAGACATCGCCCCCGGCGACGACCGCATCGGTAAAGCCACCGTACGCGCCGCGCCCGTTACGACGGATAACCTCACGTCCAACCGCGACGTGTGGATTTACACCAGCAACACCGCGCCGGTGGCGATCATCCGGAACGAAGAACTGGTTTTGATTTATGCGGAAGCGAAAATCAATCTGAACCAGATCCCCGATGCCATCGTGGCGCTGAACCGCATCCGCACTTCGCATAATGTGCCGGTATATGTCGGCGCCATCACGCAGGCCGCACTGATCACCGAAATGCTCCATCAAAGGCGGTATTCCCTGTTTGCGGAAGGCCACCGCTGGGTAGACATGCGGCGGTATAACCGCCTCAACCAGCTGCCCAACCCGAGAGCCGGCGATAAAGTATGGGACAAGTTCCCCGTGCCGCTGACAGAAGCGAACTAG
- the dnaG gene encoding DNA primase: MISQNTIQQILNRIDIVEIVGSFVKLKKRGANYLGLCPFHNEKSPSFTVSGTKEIYKCFGCGKSGNTINFLMEHEKYSYVEALRWLAQKYNVEIEEKEVSPEVKAQQQLADSLFIINNFARDYFVKTLHETDEGQNVGLSYFEERGFSEETVRKFQLGYCLNERDAFVKAALAKGYNQEYLLKTGLVAIRNEQPADNYRGRVIFPIHNQSGKVLGFGARILVKSDRAPKYINSPENDIYVKSKVLYGTYFARHSIDKLDECLLVEGYTDVVSLHQAGIENVVASSGTSLTTDQLRLIKKYTRNLTILYDGDNAGVKAALRGLDMAIEEGLNVKLALIPDKEDPDSYVRKIGAEGFRQFIAENKQDFILFKLQVSLKEAGNDTTRKSQLVNEIAETIARIDKVEDFTKQQDYIRQCSQLLKIDEEGMVTLVNKYIRDRLTKQAAQQQSKQQPFQGGGDEDGPSLAEMYPEYFEEGAPTATQGDNLFNKDEKQERELVKILLRFGDKIFSEELNNTVADYIFHLPYDFESLADSEIVKKILREYKSQYDQGNPLDKKWFLYHQDAEIAQNVAQILEDKEAELSHNWQERFEIKTVYGDAAYLKDTLSTTNYLILRKIKKLIVENQQEMEKSTVLDEQMKCLELHQHLKQLEKELTLQLGMVIFK, translated from the coding sequence TTGATCTCACAAAACACCATACAGCAGATACTCAACCGGATAGACATCGTGGAGATTGTCGGTTCTTTCGTTAAACTGAAAAAACGGGGCGCCAACTATCTCGGCCTCTGCCCTTTCCATAACGAAAAGTCGCCCTCCTTCACCGTATCCGGCACCAAGGAGATCTACAAATGTTTCGGTTGCGGCAAAAGCGGCAACACCATCAACTTCCTCATGGAGCACGAAAAGTACTCCTATGTGGAAGCGCTGCGATGGCTGGCGCAGAAATACAACGTCGAGATCGAGGAAAAAGAGGTGAGCCCGGAAGTGAAGGCGCAGCAGCAGCTGGCCGACAGCCTGTTCATCATCAACAATTTCGCCCGCGATTATTTCGTGAAAACCCTCCATGAAACCGACGAAGGCCAGAACGTGGGCCTCAGTTATTTCGAGGAAAGGGGCTTTTCTGAAGAAACGGTGCGCAAGTTCCAGCTGGGCTACTGCCTGAACGAACGCGACGCTTTCGTGAAAGCGGCGCTGGCCAAGGGCTATAACCAGGAATACCTCCTGAAAACGGGCCTCGTGGCCATCCGGAACGAACAGCCGGCGGACAACTACCGCGGCCGCGTGATCTTCCCCATTCACAACCAGAGCGGGAAAGTGCTGGGCTTCGGCGCGCGCATCCTCGTCAAAAGCGACCGGGCGCCCAAATACATCAACTCCCCCGAAAACGATATCTACGTAAAAAGTAAAGTGCTCTACGGTACTTACTTCGCCCGCCATTCGATCGACAAACTCGACGAATGCCTGCTGGTGGAAGGGTATACGGACGTGGTGTCGCTCCACCAGGCCGGCATCGAAAACGTGGTGGCCAGCAGCGGCACGTCGCTCACCACCGACCAGCTGCGCCTCATCAAAAAATACACCCGCAACCTCACCATCCTCTACGATGGCGACAACGCCGGTGTGAAAGCGGCGCTGCGCGGGCTCGACATGGCCATCGAAGAAGGCCTCAACGTAAAGCTGGCCCTCATCCCCGACAAGGAAGACCCCGACAGTTACGTGCGCAAGATCGGGGCCGAAGGGTTCCGGCAGTTCATCGCGGAAAACAAGCAGGACTTCATCCTGTTCAAGCTGCAGGTTTCCCTGAAGGAAGCCGGCAACGACACTACCCGCAAATCGCAGCTGGTGAACGAGATCGCCGAAACCATCGCGCGGATCGACAAGGTGGAGGATTTCACCAAACAGCAGGATTACATCCGCCAGTGCAGCCAGCTCCTGAAAATCGACGAGGAAGGCATGGTGACGCTGGTGAACAAATACATCCGCGACCGCCTCACCAAACAGGCCGCCCAGCAGCAAAGCAAACAGCAGCCCTTCCAGGGCGGCGGCGACGAAGACGGGCCTTCCCTCGCGGAAATGTACCCGGAGTATTTCGAAGAAGGCGCTCCCACCGCAACGCAGGGCGACAACCTTTTCAACAAAGACGAAAAACAGGAAAGGGAACTGGTGAAGATACTGCTGCGCTTCGGCGATAAAATATTCAGCGAGGAGCTGAACAACACGGTGGCCGATTACATTTTCCACCTCCCCTACGATTTTGAGTCGCTGGCCGACAGCGAGATCGTTAAAAAGATATTACGCGAATACAAATCCCAGTACGACCAGGGTAACCCCCTCGATAAAAAGTGGTTCCTCTACCACCAGGATGCCGAAATTGCGCAGAACGTGGCGCAGATACTGGAAGACAAGGAAGCGGAGCTGAGCCACAACTGGCAGGAACGGTTCGAGATCAAAACCGTGTACGGCGATGCCGCTTACCTGAAAGACACCCTCTCCACCACCAACTACCTCATCCTCCGCAAGATCAAAAAACTGATCGTGGAGAACCAGCAGGAAATGGAAAAGAGCACTGTTCTGGATGAACAGATGAAGTGCCTCGAACTGCACCAGCACCTCAAGCAGCTGGAAAAAGAGCTCACCCTGCAGTTAGGAATGGTGATATTCAAATAG
- a CDS encoding dihydrofolate reductase codes for MIISIIVAASENNVIGIENRLPWNLPADLQFFKNTTWGFPIIMGRKTFESMGKPLKGRQNIVITRQTDYSHPGITVVPSISAAIKAAEEQDVNEIFITGGTEIFLQAFPLVNRIYLTRVHATIQGDAFFPEINRTDWLLEASEPHAADEKHAYAFTFERWGRKPI; via the coding sequence ATGATCATTTCCATTATCGTAGCGGCATCGGAGAACAACGTGATCGGCATCGAAAACCGGCTGCCCTGGAACCTGCCCGCCGATCTGCAGTTTTTCAAGAACACCACCTGGGGGTTTCCCATCATCATGGGTCGCAAAACCTTCGAGTCGATGGGCAAACCGCTGAAAGGCCGCCAGAACATCGTGATCACCCGGCAAACGGATTACAGCCATCCCGGCATCACCGTGGTGCCGTCTATCAGCGCAGCCATCAAAGCCGCGGAAGAACAGGATGTGAATGAGATTTTCATCACCGGCGGCACGGAGATTTTCCTGCAGGCGTTCCCGCTCGTCAACCGCATTTACCTCACCCGCGTGCACGCCACCATACAGGGCGATGCGTTTTTCCCCGAAATAAACCGTACCGATTGGTTGCTGGAAGCCAGCGAGCCGCATGCGGCCGACGAAAAACATGCGTATGCATTTACATTCGAGCGGTGGGGGAGAAAACCTATTTGA
- a CDS encoding SusC/RagA family TonB-linked outer membrane protein: MHLIRNWTLLLLLLCSAITAAAQQKVTGRVTDAAGNGIPGVTVRLQQTNRGTITDPQGRYSIEAAPGNTLIFSFTGFKTFQAVVSGSTVDAQLQEDYANLDEVVVTGLATSVKRSNLANAVATISAKELYGVAPAQTFDAALSGKIPGALINANSGAPGGGMSVKMRGVTSIFGNSQPLYVVDGVFISNVSVPAGLNIITAAASAGNPQNQDNPSSRVADINPEDIENIEILKGASAAAIYGSKAAAGVMIITTKKGSSLGRTTVRLTQDLGVTKVRKLLGVRRFTEETAFALGGAPARDQFIAARNAGKLYDYEKEMYGENALISNTGVSLNGGNERTGVYFSANRRSEAGIIKNSGYLNNSVRLNVDHQLNDRITVGVRTAYMNTSADRGLTNNDNNSVTYGVSLATIPEFLELHPDQFGNYPVNPKAANPLETRDKMRNNETVNRVITGGEIKATLHQNDQTNTKFIVRGGIDFFNLKTEAVFPRSLQFMKGGLNGASIQGNTNNLNTNLMGVLVNYFEAKPTLTFTTSLGATLETSYLDNIISIATNLLPQQQNVDQASASQLQQFRQKYRDNGIFVQEDVLIADAITLSAGVRFDRSTNNGDYKKYLVLPKGSLSWNLAKMDFWNIEKINSLKLRAAYGQAGNVPTYGAKFLALTASNIGGQPGSLVDTQLGNEDIEPERQTELEAGIDISMFNGRLSLDATYYQKKIYDLLLRRAVPPSSGYLQQWVNGGDLRNNGIELSLNAIPVDTRKVRWTSTVNFWKNTSEVTRLTIPAFPLGAFGNTLGNFFIEQGKSATQIIGTLGTGKGVGVLGNSEPDFQMSFFNDLTLFSDLSLRVMMHWKKGGDNINLTEYLSDIFGTSYDYDHDKNGNGIKDGQDRMNAAGANDASVRVQDASYFRIREIGLYYQVPIPKNRYITGVKVGVSASNWFTFTDYKSYDPESSNFGSNTMATATTRGSTGISTGVEVTPYPSTKRAMFHLGVTF; the protein is encoded by the coding sequence ATGCATCTGATCAGAAACTGGACGCTGCTGCTATTATTGTTATGCAGCGCAATCACGGCTGCCGCTCAGCAGAAAGTAACCGGCAGGGTTACCGACGCCGCGGGGAACGGCATTCCTGGTGTTACCGTGCGCTTACAGCAAACCAACCGCGGCACGATCACAGACCCCCAGGGCCGCTATTCCATCGAAGCGGCGCCGGGAAACACCCTCATCTTTTCCTTCACCGGCTTCAAAACCTTCCAGGCAGTCGTCAGCGGCAGCACGGTAGACGCACAGCTGCAGGAAGACTATGCGAACCTCGATGAAGTGGTGGTGACCGGCCTCGCCACTTCCGTTAAACGAAGCAATCTCGCCAACGCCGTAGCCACCATCTCCGCCAAAGAGCTGTATGGCGTTGCGCCGGCCCAGACCTTCGATGCCGCCCTCAGCGGAAAAATCCCCGGCGCCCTCATCAACGCCAACTCCGGCGCGCCCGGCGGCGGCATGTCCGTTAAAATGCGCGGCGTCACTTCCATCTTCGGCAACTCCCAGCCGCTCTACGTGGTAGACGGTGTTTTTATCAGTAACGTAAGTGTGCCCGCGGGCCTCAACATCATTACTGCGGCGGCATCGGCCGGTAACCCGCAGAACCAGGACAATCCATCCAGCCGTGTTGCCGACATCAATCCGGAAGACATCGAGAACATCGAGATCCTGAAAGGCGCCTCCGCCGCCGCTATTTACGGTTCCAAAGCGGCTGCCGGCGTAATGATCATCACCACCAAAAAAGGCTCTTCGCTGGGCCGCACCACGGTGCGCCTCACGCAGGACCTCGGCGTGACCAAAGTGCGCAAGCTGCTGGGCGTGCGCCGCTTCACGGAAGAAACCGCTTTTGCACTGGGCGGCGCGCCCGCGCGCGACCAGTTCATTGCCGCCCGCAATGCCGGCAAACTCTATGATTATGAAAAAGAGATGTACGGCGAAAACGCCCTTATCTCCAATACCGGCGTAAGCCTCAACGGCGGCAACGAACGCACCGGCGTGTACTTTTCCGCCAACCGCCGCAGCGAAGCCGGCATCATCAAAAATTCCGGCTACCTCAACAATTCCGTGCGCCTGAATGTGGACCACCAGCTGAACGACCGCATCACCGTAGGGGTACGCACGGCGTATATGAATACCTCCGCAGACCGCGGCCTCACCAACAACGATAATAACAGCGTAACGTACGGCGTTTCGCTGGCGACCATCCCCGAATTCCTCGAGCTGCACCCCGACCAGTTCGGCAATTACCCGGTGAACCCCAAAGCCGCCAATCCCCTCGAAACGAGGGATAAAATGCGCAACAACGAAACGGTGAACCGCGTGATCACCGGCGGCGAAATAAAAGCCACCCTGCACCAGAACGATCAGACCAATACCAAATTCATCGTACGCGGCGGTATCGACTTCTTCAACCTGAAAACGGAAGCCGTGTTCCCCCGCTCCCTCCAGTTCATGAAAGGCGGCCTCAACGGCGCTTCCATCCAGGGGAATACCAACAACCTCAACACGAACCTGATGGGCGTGCTGGTGAATTATTTCGAAGCCAAACCTACACTCACGTTCACCACCTCGCTGGGCGCCACGCTGGAAACGAGTTACCTCGACAATATCATTTCCATCGCCACCAACCTGCTGCCCCAGCAACAGAACGTTGATCAGGCTTCCGCTTCGCAGCTGCAGCAGTTCCGGCAGAAGTACCGCGACAACGGTATTTTCGTGCAGGAAGACGTGCTCATCGCAGACGCCATCACCCTCTCGGCCGGCGTGCGGTTCGACCGTTCCACCAATAACGGCGACTACAAAAAATACCTCGTGCTGCCGAAAGGGTCCCTGTCGTGGAACCTCGCGAAAATGGACTTCTGGAACATCGAGAAAATCAACAGCCTGAAGCTGCGCGCGGCGTACGGTCAGGCAGGCAACGTGCCCACCTACGGCGCCAAATTCCTCGCCCTCACCGCCAGCAACATCGGCGGGCAGCCCGGCTCGCTGGTGGATACGCAGCTCGGGAATGAAGACATCGAGCCCGAACGGCAGACGGAGCTGGAAGCCGGCATCGACATCAGTATGTTCAACGGCCGCCTCAGCCTCGACGCTACTTACTACCAGAAAAAGATCTACGACCTGCTGCTCCGCCGCGCCGTACCGCCTTCCAGCGGGTACCTCCAACAATGGGTGAACGGCGGCGACCTCCGCAACAACGGCATCGAGCTGAGCCTCAACGCCATCCCCGTGGATACGCGTAAAGTACGCTGGACTTCCACGGTCAACTTCTGGAAAAACACTTCCGAAGTAACGCGCCTCACCATCCCGGCATTCCCGCTGGGCGCATTCGGCAATACGCTGGGCAACTTCTTCATCGAACAGGGCAAGTCCGCCACACAGATCATCGGCACCCTCGGCACCGGCAAGGGCGTGGGCGTACTCGGCAATTCGGAGCCCGACTTCCAGATGAGCTTCTTCAACGACCTTACGCTGTTTTCCGATCTCAGCCTGCGTGTGATGATGCACTGGAAAAAAGGCGGCGACAATATCAACCTCACCGAATACCTGTCAGACATTTTCGGCACATCGTACGATTATGATCACGACAAAAACGGCAACGGCATCAAAGACGGCCAGGACCGTATGAACGCCGCCGGCGCCAACGACGCCAGCGTGCGGGTGCAGGACGCTTCGTATTTCCGCATCCGTGAAATCGGGCTGTACTACCAGGTGCCCATCCCGAAGAACCGTTATATCACTGGTGTTAAAGTAGGCGTATCCGCCAGCAACTGGTTCACTTTTACAGATTACAAGAGTTACGATCCGGAGTCGTCCAACTTCGGCAGCAACACCATGGCCACCGCCACCACCCGTGGCAGTACCGGCATTTCCACCGGCGTGGAAGTGACCCCGTACCCTTCTACCAAACGTGCCATGTTCCACCTGGGCGTAACATTCTGA
- a CDS encoding thymidylate synthase, which produces MQQYLDLLQHIIDTGNVKTDRTGTGTRSCFGYQMRFNLQDGFPMVTTKKLHLKSIIYELLWFLKGDTNVKYLQDHGVKIWDEWASETGELGPVYGKQWRSWEGANGQTFDQIADVVAQIRKSPDSRRLIVNAWNVADLPQMALSPCHCLFQFYVADGRLSCQLYQRSADVFLGVPFNIASYALLTMMIAQVCGLQPGEFVHTFGDVHLYNNHIEQAQLQLTRQPYPLPVMKLNPAVKDIFSFEYEDFTLENYQFHPHIKAPVAV; this is translated from the coding sequence ATGCAACAATACCTTGATTTATTGCAACATATCATCGATACCGGCAACGTCAAAACCGACCGTACCGGTACCGGCACCCGCAGCTGCTTCGGCTACCAGATGCGTTTTAACCTGCAGGACGGGTTCCCGATGGTGACCACCAAAAAACTGCACCTGAAATCCATCATATATGAACTGCTCTGGTTCCTGAAAGGCGACACGAACGTGAAATACCTGCAGGATCACGGGGTGAAGATATGGGACGAATGGGCCAGCGAAACCGGCGAGCTGGGCCCGGTATACGGCAAACAATGGCGCAGCTGGGAAGGGGCCAACGGACAGACCTTTGACCAGATCGCCGACGTGGTGGCGCAGATCAGAAAGAGCCCGGATTCCCGCCGCCTCATCGTCAACGCCTGGAACGTGGCGGACCTGCCGCAGATGGCGCTGAGCCCCTGCCATTGCCTGTTCCAGTTTTATGTGGCCGACGGCCGCCTGAGCTGCCAGCTTTACCAGCGGAGCGCCGATGTGTTTTTAGGCGTGCCTTTCAACATCGCTTCCTACGCGCTGCTCACGATGATGATCGCACAGGTGTGCGGCCTGCAGCCGGGCGAGTTCGTACATACCTTCGGTGATGTGCACCTGTACAACAACCACATCGAACAGGCGCAGCTGCAGCTGACCCGTCAGCCATACCCGCTGCCGGTGATGAAGCTGAACCCGGCCGTGAAAGACATCTTCAGCTTCGAGTACGAAGATTTCACCCTCGAAAACTACCAGTTCCATCCTCATATCAAAGCCCCCGTAGCCGTATGA
- a CDS encoding pyruvate dehydrogenase complex E1 component subunit beta, whose product MRQIAFRQALREALQEEMRRDERVFLMGEEVAEYNGAYKVSQGMLDEFGPRRIIDTPIAELGFTAIGVGAAQNGLRPVLEFMTWNFAVLALDQILNTASKMLAMSGGQVGCPIVFRGPNGSAGQLGAQHSTAFESYYANIPGLKVVSVSNPYDAKGLLKAAIRDDDPVVFMESEQMYGDMGEVPEEEYIIPIGKADIKRAGKDVTIVSFNKMMKVALGAAEELAKEGIEAEVIDLRTIRPLDWFTILESVKKTNRLVIVEEQWPFSSVSSEISYRIQKEGFDYLDAPIRRITAADAPMHYAPNLVKLYLPDVERTVKLVKEVMYMKK is encoded by the coding sequence ATGCGTCAGATAGCCTTCAGACAAGCCTTAAGAGAAGCCCTCCAGGAAGAAATGCGCCGCGATGAGCGGGTGTTCCTGATGGGAGAGGAAGTGGCAGAGTACAACGGAGCGTACAAAGTTAGCCAGGGAATGCTCGATGAATTCGGCCCCCGCCGCATCATCGACACACCTATTGCCGAGCTGGGCTTTACCGCCATCGGTGTAGGCGCCGCGCAGAACGGCCTTCGCCCCGTACTGGAATTCATGACCTGGAACTTCGCCGTACTGGCGCTGGACCAGATCCTCAATACCGCCTCCAAAATGCTGGCGATGAGTGGCGGACAGGTAGGCTGCCCCATCGTGTTCCGCGGCCCCAACGGTTCCGCCGGTCAGCTGGGCGCCCAGCACTCCACCGCATTTGAGAGCTATTATGCCAACATCCCCGGCCTGAAAGTAGTTTCAGTGTCGAACCCATACGATGCCAAAGGCCTGCTCAAAGCCGCCATCCGCGACGATGATCCGGTTGTTTTCATGGAAAGCGAGCAGATGTACGGCGACATGGGCGAAGTACCCGAAGAGGAGTACATCATCCCCATCGGTAAAGCCGATATCAAACGCGCCGGCAAGGACGTCACCATCGTGTCTTTCAACAAAATGATGAAAGTAGCGCTGGGCGCCGCCGAAGAACTGGCCAAAGAAGGTATCGAGGCCGAAGTGATCGACCTGCGCACCATCCGCCCGCTCGACTGGTTCACCATCCTGGAATCCGTGAAAAAGACGAACCGCCTCGTGATCGTGGAAGAACAATGGCCGTTCTCCAGCGTATCTTCCGAAATCTCCTACCGTATCCAGAAAGAAGGTTTCGATTACCTGGACGCGCCCATCCGCCGCATCACCGCAGCAGACGCGCCCATGCACTACGCCCCCAACCTGGTGAAACTGTACCTCCCCGACGTGGAAAGAACGGTGAAACTGGTGAAAGAGGTGATGTACATGAAAAAATAG